From the Opitutaceae bacterium genome, one window contains:
- a CDS encoding family 20 glycosylhydrolase, which translates to MTALVAAGEPRPSLMPLPAEVRVDIGSLSLVQGFVFQFEGLESRRAAAAASRLSESAKLPGGSTGGVVVKLLARELAPEIPVLGIDETYLLKVDHAGVRIEAANDIGLLRGLATLRQLVAGEGRSARLPFAEIKDSPRFPWRGLMVDVCRHWIPPAALTRQIELMAAVKLNVLHLHLTEDQGFRIESKAFPRLHELGSDGAYYSHADIRGVIAFAAERGIRVVPEFDMPGHTASWLVAHPELGSLPGPGQIVRKWGIFDSVLDPTNESLYPFLDTFLGEMSALFPDAFLHIGGDEVNGVQWNANPAIRRFIRANSLGNNQGLQAHFNRRVAAILARHGKQVIGWDEVLHPDMPVGVIQSWRGTSGLAEAVRAGRKAILSHGYYIDLIHPAIEHYRADPLPEGLALTPDEQARVLGGEATMWSEWVDADTIDSRVWPRTAAIAERLWSTREACAREDDLYPRLEYVSGVLASLGSRHASYLDERLPRVAGDPRLVPALRTLVDAVEPVKVYRRMHFQPEMTSLDPLDTLADLARPDSASSRLVNDFSRRLLDDPADEKAALRLRTQFAAWAESTALLVNAGCLESRPRAYQQAREMAKRLSALAVLGQDCVEAITSRKDLAPDRVASGAKALLEASRPNQSATEFVFIPSLRRLLAAATATHDFHLVKGEAREAWLLEMTPAYESQH; encoded by the coding sequence ATGACTGCACTCGTTGCCGCGGGCGAGCCCCGCCCTTCCCTCATGCCGCTCCCGGCGGAGGTCCGCGTGGATATCGGCTCACTGAGCCTCGTCCAAGGATTCGTGTTTCAGTTCGAGGGCCTTGAAAGCAGGCGCGCAGCAGCGGCAGCGAGCCGCCTTTCCGAGTCGGCGAAGCTTCCCGGCGGGTCAACGGGAGGTGTCGTCGTGAAGCTTCTCGCCAGGGAACTCGCGCCCGAGATCCCGGTCCTGGGCATCGATGAAACCTACCTGCTGAAGGTTGATCACGCTGGCGTACGGATTGAAGCGGCCAACGATATCGGTCTTCTCAGGGGGCTTGCCACCCTGCGCCAACTGGTCGCCGGCGAGGGGCGATCGGCCCGCCTCCCGTTCGCGGAGATCAAGGACTCTCCCCGTTTCCCCTGGCGCGGCCTGATGGTGGATGTATGCCGTCATTGGATACCACCGGCGGCGCTCACCCGCCAGATCGAGCTCATGGCGGCGGTCAAACTGAACGTCCTTCACCTTCACCTGACCGAGGACCAGGGCTTCCGCATCGAATCAAAGGCGTTCCCGCGCCTGCACGAGCTCGGCTCCGACGGCGCCTACTACTCGCACGCCGATATCCGCGGCGTCATCGCGTTCGCCGCCGAACGCGGGATACGCGTGGTCCCGGAATTCGACATGCCGGGGCACACGGCCAGCTGGCTGGTCGCCCACCCGGAGCTCGGCAGCCTCCCCGGGCCGGGACAAATCGTCCGCAAGTGGGGGATCTTTGACTCGGTCCTCGATCCCACAAACGAGAGCCTGTATCCATTCCTGGATACATTCCTGGGCGAGATGTCCGCGCTCTTCCCCGACGCGTTCCTGCACATAGGCGGCGACGAGGTCAACGGGGTGCAATGGAACGCCAACCCCGCCATCCGAAGGTTCATCCGCGCAAACAGCCTCGGCAACAACCAGGGGCTGCAGGCCCACTTCAACAGGCGGGTGGCGGCGATCCTTGCGCGACACGGCAAGCAGGTCATTGGCTGGGACGAGGTCCTCCACCCGGACATGCCGGTCGGCGTCATCCAGTCGTGGCGCGGCACCAGCGGCCTCGCGGAAGCGGTCCGTGCGGGTCGCAAGGCGATTCTCTCGCATGGCTACTACATCGACCTGATCCATCCCGCCATCGAGCACTACCGGGCCGATCCGCTCCCAGAAGGCCTGGCGCTGACTCCGGACGAGCAAGCGCGCGTGCTGGGAGGCGAGGCGACGATGTGGTCGGAGTGGGTCGACGCGGACACGATCGATTCGCGTGTCTGGCCTCGCACGGCCGCAATCGCGGAGCGCCTGTGGTCGACCCGCGAAGCATGCGCCCGCGAGGACGATTTGTATCCGCGCCTCGAATACGTTTCTGGTGTCCTTGCCTCACTCGGCTCCAGGCACGCATCGTACCTCGACGAGCGCCTCCCGCGCGTCGCCGGCGATCCCAGGCTTGTGCCCGCGCTGCGGACCCTGGTCGATGCCGTCGAACCGGTGAAGGTTTACCGGCGCATGCATTTCCAGCCCGAGATGACCTCGCTCGACCCGCTCGACACGCTCGCGGACCTCGCGCGGCCCGACAGCGCGTCTTCCCGCCTGGTCAATGACTTCTCACGCCGCCTTCTGGACGACCCGGCGGATGAAAAGGCAGCATTGCGCCTGCGCACCCAGTTCGCCGCCTGGGCCGAATCGACCGCCCTCCTCGTGAATGCAGGCTGCCTGGAATCGCGCCCGCGGGCTTACCAGCAGGCTCGGGAGATGGCCAAGAGGCTTTCGGCCCTTGCAGTACTCGGCCAGGACTGTGTCGAGGCAATCACCTCGCGCAAAGACCTTGCCCCTGACCGAGTCGCTTCTGGGGCCAAGGCACTGCTTGAAGCGTCACGCCCAAACCAATCAGCCACAGAATTTGTATTCATACCGTCCTTGCGTCGCCTGCTCGCCGCAGCAACGGCAACTCACGACTTTCACTTAGTTAAAGGCGAGGCTCGGGAAGCTTGGCTCCTGGAGATGACCCCGGCGTACGAGTCTCAGCACTGA
- the nagB gene encoding glucosamine-6-phosphate deaminase produces MNRFERINLAIYPSNRDASREVAGEIARLLRERAAAGKRAVLGLATGSTPIGVYQELIRLHREEGLSFKHVTTFNLDEYSGLPPENTRSYHHFMWHHLFSHIDIDPGSVHIPSGLVTAAEADAWCKHYEDAIAAAGGLDIQLLGIGRTGHIGFNEPGSGRHTRTRTVALDPLTRRDAAGDFGGEEHTPRRAITMGVATILQARRVILMAWGQHKAEVIRGAVEGPVTANLPASFLQEHPNATVVLDGPAATELTRQRTPWLAGPLEEQGLAWDERMQRRAILWLSRRRKKAVLKLTDDDYNEAGLQDLLRVCGSAYEANLRGFYQLQHTITGWPGGRDPARTRPGDAPVRPLRSPSAQAFPKRVLILSPHPDDDVIGMGGTLCRLVEHGHSVQIAHMTSGASAVSDEALWSHLLFIADSGTAPEPMTSRLRGLGESFRKTGSLPQDRDTAAWKSLIRRREAIAAARVCGIDEDRVQFLSLTFSNSEGGRGRRQVTPGDVAAVNDLLKRTQPHQIYAAGDLDDPHGTHRLCLQALREALASSAESAWARECELWLYRGPWAEWAPDEIDMAVPLSPQELLRRRRAISRHETLRDEPLLLGDDRRQFWQQAEERCRRLAQGYNEFGLAEYEALESFKRFSPEEFLIHVPA; encoded by the coding sequence ATGAACCGCTTTGAACGCATCAATCTCGCCATCTACCCGAGCAACCGCGATGCCTCGCGAGAAGTGGCGGGTGAGATCGCCCGCCTGCTGCGTGAACGTGCGGCTGCGGGCAAACGTGCCGTGCTCGGCCTGGCGACCGGCTCCACTCCCATCGGCGTGTACCAGGAACTGATCCGCCTGCATCGCGAGGAGGGTCTGTCCTTCAAGCACGTCACCACGTTCAACCTGGACGAGTACAGCGGGTTGCCACCGGAGAACACCAGGAGCTACCACCACTTCATGTGGCACCACCTGTTCAGCCACATCGACATCGATCCTGGTTCCGTGCATATCCCATCTGGGCTCGTCACCGCCGCGGAAGCGGACGCCTGGTGCAAGCACTATGAGGATGCCATCGCTGCCGCGGGGGGGCTGGATATCCAGCTCCTTGGCATCGGAAGGACCGGGCATATCGGCTTCAACGAGCCTGGCAGCGGGCGCCACACCCGCACCCGGACGGTCGCACTCGATCCCCTCACGCGCCGCGACGCCGCAGGTGATTTCGGAGGCGAGGAGCACACGCCCCGCCGTGCGATCACCATGGGTGTCGCCACCATCCTCCAGGCACGCCGGGTGATTCTCATGGCGTGGGGCCAGCACAAGGCGGAGGTCATCCGAGGCGCTGTCGAGGGGCCGGTCACGGCCAACTTACCCGCGTCATTCCTGCAGGAGCATCCCAACGCGACCGTCGTGCTGGACGGTCCGGCCGCCACGGAACTCACGCGCCAGAGGACACCGTGGCTCGCGGGACCGCTCGAAGAACAGGGGCTCGCGTGGGATGAACGCATGCAGCGCCGTGCCATCCTCTGGCTGTCGCGCCGACGCAAGAAGGCCGTGCTCAAGTTGACCGATGATGACTACAATGAAGCGGGGCTTCAGGACCTGCTTCGCGTTTGCGGCTCGGCTTATGAAGCAAATCTCCGCGGGTTCTACCAGTTGCAGCACACCATCACGGGCTGGCCCGGCGGTCGCGACCCCGCACGCACGCGTCCCGGAGATGCCCCGGTCCGCCCGCTGCGAAGCCCCTCGGCCCAGGCTTTTCCCAAGCGGGTTCTCATTTTGTCGCCGCACCCCGATGACGATGTGATTGGAATGGGTGGGACGCTCTGCCGTCTCGTGGAGCATGGGCACTCCGTGCAGATCGCGCACATGACAAGCGGCGCGAGTGCCGTCAGCGACGAGGCGCTCTGGTCACACCTCCTCTTCATAGCGGATTCCGGGACCGCCCCCGAGCCGATGACTTCCCGCCTGCGCGGTCTGGGCGAATCGTTCCGCAAGACGGGCTCGCTTCCCCAGGACCGGGATACGGCGGCGTGGAAGTCGCTCATCCGTCGGCGCGAGGCGATCGCCGCGGCACGTGTCTGCGGCATCGACGAGGATCGCGTGCAGTTCCTCTCGCTGACCTTCTCGAACTCAGAGGGGGGGCGCGGACGACGCCAGGTCACACCTGGCGATGTGGCAGCCGTCAACGATCTCTTGAAACGGACGCAGCCGCACCAGATCTATGCGGCGGGGGACCTCGACGACCCCCATGGCACGCATCGACTCTGCCTGCAGGCCTTGCGCGAGGCACTCGCCTCGTCGGCTGAGAGCGCCTGGGCACGCGAGTGCGAATTATGGCTTTATCGCGGACCTTGGGCCGAGTGGGCGCCGGACGAGATTGACATGGCTGTGCCGCTGAGCCCGCAGGAACTCCTTCGCCGCCGACGGGCGATCTCTCGACATGAAACCCTCAGGGATGAGCCCCTGCTCCTGGGCGACGACCGACGGCAGTTCTGGCAGCAGGCGGAGGAACGGTGCCGCCGGCTTGCCCAAGGCTACAACGAGTTCGGCCTCGCCGAGTATGAGGCGCTGGAATCGTTCAAGAGGTTCAGCCCCGAAGAATTCCTCATCCATGTGCCGGCTTAA
- a CDS encoding PIG-L family deacetylase — protein MRFSLAQADVYVPDGRPALDALQQVTHLCIAAHQDDIEIMAHAAICDCLDTPGCSFGGVVVTNGAGSPRQGRFASFTDEQMQETRRQEQRAAAQLGQYGIQIQLAHPSSVVKEPASPGVVGDLSQILLACRPRVLLLHNPADKHDTHIAVLARCLEALRQLPENKRPERVLGCEVWRDLDWLADDAKVALDSGRRPQLALDLLKVFASQVEGGKRYDLATAGRRAANATFHTSHATDRMEGITWAMDLTPLMKPQGPTLEELTIRHIRQLEEDVKSRFRRVGVRS, from the coding sequence ATGCGCTTTTCCCTAGCCCAGGCGGATGTGTATGTGCCGGACGGTCGTCCGGCCCTGGATGCCCTCCAGCAGGTCACTCATCTTTGCATTGCAGCGCATCAGGACGACATCGAGATCATGGCGCACGCCGCGATCTGTGATTGCCTCGACACCCCTGGTTGTTCTTTTGGTGGCGTCGTGGTGACCAACGGAGCGGGTTCGCCCCGCCAGGGTCGATTTGCCTCCTTCACCGACGAGCAGATGCAGGAGACCCGGCGCCAGGAACAGCGGGCTGCGGCGCAACTCGGTCAGTATGGAATTCAGATCCAACTCGCCCACCCTTCTTCGGTCGTAAAGGAACCCGCCTCGCCAGGTGTCGTGGGCGACCTCTCCCAGATCCTCCTCGCCTGTCGACCCCGGGTCCTGCTTTTGCACAATCCTGCCGACAAGCATGACACGCACATCGCCGTGCTCGCCCGGTGCCTCGAAGCCCTGCGTCAACTTCCCGAAAATAAACGGCCGGAGCGCGTCCTCGGCTGCGAAGTCTGGCGGGACCTCGACTGGCTCGCTGACGACGCCAAGGTGGCGCTCGACAGCGGACGGAGGCCACAACTCGCGCTCGATCTTTTGAAAGTCTTCGCGTCGCAAGTGGAAGGGGGAAAGCGCTACGACCTCGCCACCGCCGGGCGGCGCGCCGCCAATGCCACGTTTCACACCTCGCACGCCACGGACCGAATGGAAGGCATCACCTGGGCCATGGACCTGACACCCCTGATGAAACCCCAAGGGCCCACCTTGGAAGAACTGACAATCCGTCACATCCGCCAGCTGGAAGAGGATGTGAAAAGCCGCTTCCGCCGCGTGGGAGTGAGAAGTTGA
- a CDS encoding 3-deoxy-D-manno-octulosonic acid transferase, translated as MLWLYRVAFLPALLVALPYYGWRMWRRGGYAEGFWERFGGVPSLPEKRKGVTRIWLQAVSVGEVLAAVPLVEALLKRKDVELYLTTTTSTGRKLAKEKFGGRVLAIATFPTDFWFFSRRAWKAVAPDVALLLEGERWPEHVTQARIRGVPLLAVNARLSDRSFRRMSRYKRLLASLWRGYTHVLAASQLDADRFVALGFDPACVQVTGNIKLDLTVAALAEAQHKQLRRELGLGDGPILLGSSTWPGEEAMLLVAYKRLRAQDPTARLLLVPRHAERRGELAGLLEGSGLRFHFRSSGAASQEVDVAVGDTTGELRAFTQLARLAVVGKSFPPHGEGQTPVEAASIGVPILTGPGMSNFRVIVAELVAAGALESVTSAGVSDKISALWNDPAALGRMSRAGQAWHRANQGAIERTMGVLNQLLSQVGR; from the coding sequence ATGCTTTGGCTCTATCGCGTCGCTTTTCTTCCCGCGCTCCTCGTAGCGTTGCCGTATTATGGCTGGCGCATGTGGCGCCGCGGTGGCTATGCGGAAGGATTCTGGGAGCGGTTCGGCGGAGTGCCTTCGCTTCCTGAGAAGCGGAAAGGAGTGACCCGGATCTGGCTGCAGGCGGTCAGCGTGGGCGAGGTGCTCGCGGCCGTGCCCCTGGTCGAGGCCTTGTTGAAGCGCAAGGACGTCGAACTCTACCTGACGACCACAACCAGCACGGGACGCAAACTCGCGAAGGAGAAGTTCGGCGGGCGGGTGCTTGCGATTGCCACGTTTCCAACGGACTTCTGGTTCTTTTCGCGGCGCGCGTGGAAGGCCGTTGCACCGGATGTCGCCCTGCTGTTGGAGGGAGAGCGCTGGCCTGAGCACGTCACGCAAGCGCGAATCCGTGGCGTGCCTTTGCTGGCGGTCAATGCTCGCCTGAGTGATCGGAGCTTTCGCCGGATGTCTCGCTACAAGCGCTTGCTCGCGTCCTTGTGGCGTGGATACACGCATGTCTTGGCGGCTTCGCAATTGGACGCTGACCGATTTGTGGCGCTGGGCTTTGATCCGGCGTGCGTCCAAGTCACCGGGAACATCAAACTTGATCTCACCGTGGCCGCGCTCGCCGAGGCGCAACACAAGCAATTGCGTCGCGAACTGGGGCTGGGCGATGGTCCGATCCTCCTCGGTTCCTCGACGTGGCCCGGTGAAGAGGCGATGCTCCTTGTGGCGTACAAACGCTTGAGGGCGCAGGATCCAACGGCACGTTTGCTTCTCGTTCCGCGGCATGCCGAGCGCCGGGGTGAGCTCGCGGGTCTTCTGGAAGGCAGTGGTCTTCGGTTTCACTTTCGCTCGTCTGGGGCGGCTTCCCAGGAGGTGGATGTCGCCGTAGGGGACACCACGGGCGAACTGCGTGCATTCACCCAGCTCGCCCGGTTGGCGGTGGTCGGCAAGAGCTTTCCGCCGCACGGGGAGGGACAGACTCCGGTGGAAGCCGCCTCTATCGGGGTGCCCATTCTCACCGGCCCGGGAATGTCAAATTTTCGTGTCATCGTGGCCGAGCTCGTGGCAGCGGGCGCACTCGAATCGGTCACATCTGCTGGGGTGTCCGACAAGATTTCGGCACTTTGGAACGATCCCGCCGCCCTGGGGAGGATGTCCCGGGCGGGACAGGCATGGCACAGGGCAAACCAAGGCGCCATCGAGCGGACCATGGGGGTATTGAACCAGCTCTTAAGCCAAGTTGGGCGTTAA
- a CDS encoding DEAD/DEAH box helicase — MQSHGPKRVYTPQSLEFWFGRLEEDWAVHFSSAQIEEGRRLYRDGEVRELELTAQDAIIHRRVEKRDEYAVIEWANGVLHVRSSNTDQDVARSLAVAGLHEIEELVCDEISPLPKEGGLVSETLGASTSTRPLVPKAAPTTLREGMKSVGATRSVAPSTHNRTLVLSFKTLSEGLSFQAIWLDGEGKRTPALGQGAAGASQVGSSERSKLIGLAAYARKAHFTYNQKTGVYVLESVVEIPNFLKVTLPAWKKLFAVELDERSQNLLKGPRAIEIEAVAQRRNGGAGLDLRWIFKAGERLLTEDEITLITKKGTSPLILPDVGIVTLPTDRFESIRAWQKNVAETHADGVISPYLIFSLFSDARFKLSLSAELENWRKQVLAPTAAPAGLPEILRPYQRRGVEWLHHLCDVGCHGLLADEMGLGKTLQVISLLASRPVTDKPSVIICPASVVPVWREEIQRFCPHLVVDTLKAGHDFTSRNEPVIWLSSYTQLRKHRALLDSVEFGYAVLDEGQFIKNPDAKVTQACFALKAQHRLVLTGTPLENRQLDLWSIFRFLLPGLLGSRSTFETALSSDRGATLERLRAQLAPFILRRTKGEVATELPPKMEMELLCPLTDTQRTEYARICSEGLVRLGNDVEAAMREKSFGFLALLTRLRQVCCDPDMLPWLKAPLTESGKISLLVEKLAEVVSSGHKVVIFSQFVMLLDRVKEALVQNYPDLPRFELTGMTLDRQKPVQAFQSAPGAAAMLVSLKAAGTGITLHAADYVFLLDPWWNPAVEAQAVDRVHRIGQKSTVFVYRMITAGTIEERIQALKASKKDLFDKLVGGLGGDFDLSQHFTSLQSLIQLTTQVENDINPS, encoded by the coding sequence ATGCAATCGCACGGCCCGAAGCGCGTCTATACTCCCCAGTCCCTGGAATTTTGGTTTGGGAGACTGGAAGAGGACTGGGCTGTTCATTTTTCTAGCGCCCAGATCGAGGAGGGCCGCCGGCTTTATCGTGACGGCGAGGTAAGGGAGTTGGAACTCACTGCACAGGATGCGATTATACATCGCAGAGTCGAGAAGCGTGATGAATATGCGGTGATTGAATGGGCAAATGGCGTACTGCACGTCCGGTCATCAAACACCGACCAGGATGTCGCGCGCTCGCTGGCAGTGGCGGGGCTCCACGAGATTGAGGAGTTGGTGTGCGACGAGATTTCCCCGCTTCCCAAAGAGGGTGGTCTGGTGAGTGAGACTCTGGGTGCGTCCACTTCCACCCGACCATTGGTGCCGAAAGCGGCGCCCACGACCTTGCGCGAAGGAATGAAGTCTGTGGGGGCGACCCGCTCGGTCGCACCTTCCACCCACAACCGCACGCTTGTGCTGTCGTTCAAGACGTTGTCGGAGGGGCTTTCCTTCCAGGCGATCTGGCTCGATGGAGAGGGGAAGCGGACACCTGCATTGGGGCAGGGGGCTGCCGGCGCCTCGCAGGTGGGGTCCTCGGAGCGGAGCAAGCTCATCGGGCTCGCGGCTTACGCACGCAAGGCACATTTCACGTATAACCAAAAGACGGGAGTTTACGTTCTCGAATCGGTGGTCGAGATCCCGAACTTCCTGAAGGTCACGTTGCCGGCCTGGAAAAAGCTGTTTGCCGTCGAGCTGGATGAGCGTTCCCAGAACCTGCTGAAAGGACCGCGGGCAATCGAGATCGAGGCAGTTGCGCAACGGCGCAATGGCGGGGCCGGCCTTGATTTGCGCTGGATCTTCAAGGCGGGGGAGAGGCTGCTGACCGAAGACGAGATCACCCTCATCACGAAGAAGGGCACCTCGCCACTCATCTTGCCGGACGTTGGTATCGTCACGCTTCCCACGGATCGCTTTGAGTCGATACGTGCGTGGCAGAAGAACGTGGCTGAGACCCATGCGGACGGCGTGATCTCGCCCTACCTGATTTTCTCGTTGTTCAGTGATGCGCGCTTTAAGCTGAGCCTGTCGGCGGAGCTCGAAAACTGGCGCAAGCAGGTGCTTGCGCCGACTGCGGCGCCAGCGGGACTTCCCGAGATTCTCCGGCCCTACCAGCGGCGCGGCGTGGAGTGGCTCCATCACCTGTGCGACGTCGGTTGCCACGGGCTTCTCGCGGACGAGATGGGCTTGGGCAAGACACTCCAGGTCATTTCGTTGCTGGCGTCGCGTCCCGTGACAGACAAGCCAAGCGTCATCATCTGCCCGGCGAGTGTGGTGCCCGTTTGGAGGGAGGAGATCCAACGCTTCTGCCCGCATCTGGTTGTCGACACGCTCAAGGCCGGCCACGACTTCACGTCGAGAAACGAGCCCGTGATCTGGCTTTCGAGCTACACGCAGCTCCGCAAACACCGGGCGCTGTTGGACAGCGTCGAATTTGGTTATGCGGTCCTTGATGAGGGCCAGTTTATAAAAAATCCAGACGCGAAGGTCACGCAGGCGTGTTTCGCCCTGAAGGCGCAGCACCGCCTCGTTCTCACGGGCACGCCGCTGGAGAACCGGCAACTCGATCTGTGGTCGATCTTCCGCTTCCTGCTGCCGGGCCTCCTCGGGTCCCGATCGACTTTTGAGACAGCGCTGTCTTCAGACCGGGGTGCGACCCTCGAGCGTTTGCGCGCCCAACTGGCGCCCTTTATCCTCCGGCGCACCAAGGGCGAGGTGGCCACGGAGTTGCCGCCCAAGATGGAGATGGAGCTCCTTTGCCCGTTGACCGACACGCAGCGCACGGAATACGCGCGCATTTGTTCGGAAGGCCTCGTGCGGTTGGGCAATGACGTCGAGGCGGCGATGCGCGAAAAGTCCTTTGGCTTCCTCGCTTTGCTGACGCGGCTGCGCCAGGTCTGCTGCGACCCGGACATGCTGCCATGGCTCAAGGCTCCTCTTACGGAATCTGGGAAGATCAGCCTTCTGGTGGAGAAACTCGCAGAGGTGGTGAGCAGCGGCCACAAGGTCGTGATCTTCTCCCAGTTTGTGATGCTCCTGGACCGGGTGAAGGAAGCGTTGGTCCAGAACTACCCGGACCTGCCGCGCTTTGAACTCACGGGCATGACGCTCGACCGCCAGAAGCCAGTTCAGGCGTTCCAGTCAGCTCCAGGCGCAGCGGCGATGCTGGTGTCGCTAAAGGCGGCTGGCACGGGCATCACGCTTCACGCGGCCGACTATGTGTTCTTGCTCGACCCCTGGTGGAATCCCGCAGTTGAAGCCCAGGCGGTGGACCGTGTTCACCGGATTGGCCAGAAGAGCACGGTATTCGTGTATCGAATGATCACGGCAGGAACAATCGAGGAGCGCATCCAGGCTTTGAAGGCATCCAAGAAGGACTTGTTTGACAAACTTGTCGGCGGCCTGGGCGGCGATTTCGATCTAAGCCAGCACTTCACATCGCTGCAGAGCCTCATTCAGCTGACGACCCAGGTGGAGAATGACATTAATCCGAGCTGA
- a CDS encoding putative porin, whose amino-acid sequence MLNNSLKWLSVIGGLSLGTAAYAQDSAALIDLLTRKGIINDQEAEDLRGELSKEFALNTSAGKLNLASHLVEFKLSGDVRLRHQIETQAPSLATGGNAVTNERTRERFRFRFNADAKLQKGWTTGFALETASAADSGNQTFQGGNADYSISLARAYVGYEYGPLSVVGGKFKNPIYTTDMRWDADINTQGLGWVYKKALTGKDTLEVRALQNIMDDNAERNFGPTGRDAWLFEQQVVFTKFLGANSLILAPGFSMYNQSTVGTTNGALENETNFAGSTRGLALVTFAGEYNIAAIRGEGTSLKVYWDSTYNLEADRRVYRVYNVSKAFDSDPFAWLVGIGYQQGNGRLQGDYSIRADYREVGLGAVDPNTSDSDFAFGRVNQRGGKAAFSYNVTDFASANITYFYTTKIQDKLTYALANLDHSQLLQLDLVVKF is encoded by the coding sequence ATGCTTAATAACTCCCTTAAATGGCTGTCCGTCATTGGCGGCCTTTCCCTCGGAACCGCGGCTTATGCTCAAGACAGCGCAGCCCTCATCGACCTCCTGACCCGCAAGGGCATTATCAATGACCAGGAGGCGGAGGACCTTCGCGGCGAACTCTCCAAGGAGTTCGCCCTCAACACTTCGGCGGGCAAGTTGAACCTCGCTTCGCACCTCGTTGAGTTCAAGCTTTCCGGTGACGTTCGCCTGCGCCACCAGATTGAGACCCAGGCTCCCTCGCTGGCCACCGGCGGCAACGCCGTCACCAACGAGCGCACCCGCGAGCGCTTCCGCTTCCGCTTCAATGCCGATGCCAAGCTCCAGAAGGGCTGGACCACCGGTTTCGCCCTCGAGACCGCGTCGGCGGCCGATTCCGGCAACCAGACCTTCCAAGGTGGCAACGCCGATTACAGCATCTCGCTCGCCCGCGCCTACGTTGGCTATGAGTACGGCCCGCTAAGCGTGGTCGGCGGCAAGTTCAAGAATCCGATCTACACCACCGACATGCGGTGGGATGCGGACATCAATACGCAGGGCCTCGGTTGGGTGTACAAGAAGGCGCTCACCGGCAAGGATACCCTCGAGGTCCGCGCCCTGCAGAACATCATGGACGACAACGCCGAGCGCAATTTCGGCCCCACCGGTCGCGATGCCTGGCTCTTTGAACAGCAGGTGGTGTTCACCAAGTTCCTCGGTGCCAACAGCCTGATCCTCGCTCCAGGGTTCTCGATGTACAACCAGTCCACCGTCGGCACCACCAACGGCGCCCTCGAGAACGAGACCAACTTCGCCGGTTCCACCCGCGGCCTCGCCCTTGTGACCTTCGCCGGTGAATACAACATCGCCGCGATTCGCGGCGAGGGCACCTCCCTCAAGGTGTATTGGGATTCCACCTACAACCTCGAGGCGGATCGCCGCGTCTATCGCGTGTACAACGTCTCGAAGGCCTTCGACAGCGATCCGTTCGCATGGCTCGTCGGCATCGGCTACCAGCAGGGCAACGGCCGCCTCCAGGGCGACTACAGCATCCGCGCGGACTACCGCGAGGTGGGTCTCGGCGCCGTCGACCCGAACACGAGCGACTCAGACTTCGCCTTCGGTCGCGTCAACCAGCGCGGCGGCAAGGCTGCTTTCAGCTACAACGTGACGGATTTCGCATCCGCCAACATCACCTACTTCTACACGACGAAGATCCAGGACAAGCTCACCTACGCGCTTGCCAACCTTGATCACTCGCAGCTGCTCCAGCTCGACCTCGTCGTCAAATTCTAA
- a CDS encoding phosphate ABC transporter substrate-binding protein: MKKIILASLALGAALVAQAEKLVIKGSDTLGAKLVPMLAEEYKSKKPDVAFEIAAEGSTTGIAAIIDSTAQIGMSSRRPKPTEDSAASAKGVTLKRHIVAYDGMAVIVNENSPIKNLTKRQVEQIFTGDVNDWSAVGGTPGKISIYTRNTSSGTYSDWKDLAMAKRDYASSSQKMAGNEQIVAEIAKNPNGIGYVGLAYIHAPGIRVVPIDGHMPTKEEVLKKSYPYARPTFYLTNGEPTGVAADFVAFTLSDEGQKVVEKVGFIAVR; this comes from the coding sequence ATGAAGAAAATCATTCTCGCCTCCCTCGCCCTCGGCGCGGCCCTCGTGGCCCAAGCCGAGAAGCTTGTGATCAAGGGCTCCGACACGCTCGGCGCCAAGCTGGTCCCGATGCTCGCCGAGGAGTACAAGTCAAAGAAGCCCGATGTCGCGTTTGAGATCGCGGCAGAAGGTTCGACCACCGGCATTGCCGCGATCATCGACAGCACCGCCCAAATCGGCATGTCCTCCCGCCGTCCGAAGCCGACCGAAGATTCGGCCGCCTCGGCCAAGGGCGTCACGCTCAAGCGCCACATCGTGGCCTATGACGGCATGGCCGTTATCGTGAATGAGAACAGCCCGATCAAGAACCTGACCAAGCGCCAGGTGGAGCAGATCTTCACCGGTGACGTGAATGACTGGTCAGCGGTCGGCGGCACGCCCGGCAAGATCTCGATCTACACCCGCAACACGTCCTCCGGCACCTACTCCGATTGGAAGGACCTCGCGATGGCCAAGCGTGATTACGCCTCTTCCTCGCAGAAGATGGCCGGCAACGAGCAGATCGTCGCCGAAATCGCCAAGAACCCGAACGGCATTGGTTATGTTGGCCTCGCCTACATTCACGCCCCCGGCATCCGGGTCGTTCCGATCGACGGCCACATGCCCACCAAGGAGGAAGTCCTCAAGAAGTCCTATCCTTATGCCCGCCCGACGTTCTACCTGACCAATGGCGAGCCCACGGGTGTCGCTGCGGATTTCGTCGCCTTCACCCTTTCTGACGAGGGTCAGAAGGTCGTGGAGAAGGTCGGTTTCATCGCTGTTCGCTAA